TCACATAGCTGCCAAAGTTCCTCCCTACAATGCAATGCCAGGTGGGGTTGTACTTCTTGTCAAACTCCTGGGAGGGGCAGAGACAGGAATGCAGTGATTAATAGGGATCAATGAGGAAACCATTACTGTATAATGGTTTCCTCCCTAAATagttatatttatttttatttttacaatccaACAGTGACCCTGCACCACTGTAGTAAATGTCATAGAAGTTACTGCTTTACTATAAATCCAAGTCAAATTGTAAGTCAGGCAGCTAACATTATTTAGTATGAAGGTCTAACTACTTGAACTCAATGTTATACCAATGCCTGGGATAACATCCCTTTACCCATGTATGCAATTCAACGGGATCGTTTGAGCATCAAACAATATTTTAGACAATCGTAAAATATGGATAGCCACATCACGAATCAATCCCCCCAGAGACGAACTTTTGGCAAGAGTCACACTGCTCCGTATGGGGAATAGGCAGGGAGTCATTCAGACCATGAACGTAATTGAATAGGTAAGTGTCGGGTGGGTACCTTCTTGATGTATGCAGCGATGTCTTTCTCGATGTTGTACTTCTCCAGAGCCTGCGTGGCGCACTCCACTGCGTCCTGCTGCATCTCCTCTGACATGTCGGCATTTTTTATGACTGCTTTTCTGTCAGACATGGTTGCCCTAGGAAACCAACATCACAGTATTAACCAgcaactggaacgagctgcaaaaaacactcaaactggacagttttatctccatctcttcattcaaagacgcAATCATGgacactgacagttgtggctgcgtCACGTGatatattgttgtctctaccttcttgccctttgtgcgtgcccaataatgtttgtaccatgttgtgctgctgccatgctatgttgtcgtcttaggtctctttatgtagtgttgtctcttGTCGTGATATgcgttttgtcctatatttttaatatatatatataattatttttaatcccagcccccgtccccacaggaggccttttgccagTTCATCActgtaaataacaatttgttcttaactgacttgcctagttaaataaaatgttaaaataacaaataaaaaccaACGGCACGGAACGATCAACCTGGGCTCACCCAGCATTTTAAACGGTACTCACTCTAACCTCTTCTAGAAAGAACTTGCTGTGTTAAGACTCATCATCCACTAGCTAGCATCTTCAGACCAGAGCTTAACACACCAAGCAGTAGCCAGAATAGATTCCGAACCCGATGCTTGCTTACTGGGTCCGGAAAGACACCGCGGCGCCGGCGCGGGATATGGCTTGGAAAAcatacctcaatccagggatgagaaatgagttgtactccgaattgtcccattatcccaactgttacacAGAAGATAAGACGACTGCTAGAGGACTAGCATTCGTTCAATCTTCTCGTGTAACAGTGAAGTTTTTATGCCCTCCTGATATCAGGAGCTGGCGGCAAAAAGTTTGATTAAACAATTCAGAGCCTAAAACGAATAAATCAgatgacatacactatatatacaccccttcaaattagtggattcggccatgtcagccacacccattgttgacaggtgtacaaaatcgagcacacagacatgcaatctccatagacaaacattggcagtagaatggccttactgaagagctaagtgactttcaacgtggaactgtcataggatgacacctttctaacaagtcagttcatcaaatgtctgccctgctagagctgccccggtcaactgtagtgctgttattgtcaagtggaaacgtctaggtgcaacaacggctcagccgcgaagtggtaggccacacaagctcacagaacgggaccggcgagtgctgaagcgcataaaaatcgtctgtcttcggttgcaacactcactaccgagttccaacctgcctctggaagcaacgtcagcaaaataacagttcctctggagct
The sequence above is a segment of the Coregonus clupeaformis isolate EN_2021a chromosome 16, ASM2061545v1, whole genome shotgun sequence genome. Coding sequences within it:
- the dynll1 gene encoding dynein light chain 1, cytoplasmic, whose protein sequence is MSDRKAVIKNADMSEEMQQDAVECATQALEKYNIEKDIAAYIKKEFDKKYNPTWHCIVGRNFGSYVTHETKHFIYFYLGQVAILLFKSG